TTCAACTTAACCTTTTAAAAAACGGGTTCTAACAGTTTAACAAAGTTTAGTGCGTAAGAAAANATTCTTGTTAGAATATTTCTTAAGGTTCaattaattctaaatatatatgGTCACATAACAGCAATAGCTCTTCACAGCTTTGTCGCTTATAAAGTGCTTACAATGTAACGTATTTCCATTTCCAGCCTCACACTTCATCAGTATTCACTCGATCAAAAAACACACTTAAAAACCACATAAGGTGCAATCTTTTCCTAAAGGTTCAAAGAGCTTAAACAACCACATAACTTGAGAATACTTTTTCAATTTCTGAAGTTTGTCATATACCACTGAAAATCCCGTAGGTTTTTTAATGCTTGTTATAACTTATGTTGATCATTAACAGCGCACTTATAATAGTATGCCCATTTTGACAGTAATGAACTCAAACGTCATACGAGATCAGATAAGTATGGAGATATacccaaaaaaattaaaacaagagATATGGATAAACTAACTTCAGGAGATAATTTAAGACACTCAAATAGTACGATATTGATATTGTGAGATCTCCTCGTACAATTGAACTTAATCACCACGTTACATcacttacataatttttttttctttctatactGATTGTTTGCTGAAATCTAGTTTCAGGGGGACAAGGAACTGACATAGGTCGTTTCTATGCTGTTTCTTCTACGCGCTTATCAATAACTTGAAGTTAAAGTAAGCTGCTCattgaaaattaaatcattCAGTAATTATCAGTCACNACGCTCCCCAAATAAGGTCATCTAGGCTATCTCGGCAAAACTAAACCATGACAATTCAATAGGACACTCAATATATACTCCTGTTTTCGATTGTTagaaaataggtttaataggttcggaggtccctatatttggaagtttgtttcaattgggtcctccaattttttaagtgatcaattaggtccctaattttgtcaatttgaatcaataaaagtctttctgttaaatgcagttaacgccctGAAGTTtctgaacatgtggcacgctgacgcttccaggtggcatcgtttcaagtgcataggtggattataaaagggtgaaatccctaaattaaaagggtgaaatgtatttgaaggtgaaatccctaaattaaaagggatttcacccttttataatccacctatgcacttgaaacgatgccacctggaagcgtcagcgtgccacatgttcagaAACTTCACgacgttaactgcatttaacagaaagacttttattgattcaaattgacaaaattagggacctaattgaccactttcaaaattggaggacccaattgaaacaaactctCAAATATAgagacctccgaacctattaaacctagaAAATATTTAGAACGGGTGGACACAAACCTGGAATCTGATGGTATTGAATAATCCCCAGTCCCATGAAAAAGCACTACAGGAGGTAGTAGAGAATTCACATTTCCAATGTTTGGATCTTGAACCATTACTTCTGGAGAAAAACCGTCTCAGGGATTCCTCCCCTTCCATTATGCTGTAAGGTAGAGGTAGTAATTTGAAAGTCTAATACAGCGAAAAGCAGGGAATTGAACATTAACTCACTTGAAGATGAATGAAGTGTGTACCTTAGAAAGATGGACCGATAAAGACCCCTACTGTGGAAATGATCTACTAGgttaaataaattatacctGAATTGATGTAAGAAGGAAAtacagaaaataaattatgttaatctTAGTGTTAAGTCAACTATCATTGGTGGGAGCTGCAAGgtaatataataaacaatctCAATCATATAACATTGCATTTAccataagaaacaaaaacaaaccgATAATTGGAAGAATTAGTAGACATTACATATCTTCTGGAGACATTTATTTATGCcattataatttgaaaagattAAATACATACATGATCAACTTGAGCTATATTATATTCTGTAACATGTACAACAGTGTACCACTCCTATATTACTAAAACACAACGCTTTTGTAACATATTACAATCaaaatttgcatttttaatatttgtagaaCAACCGTTTTTGTAACATATCACCATTAAAATTTGCATTTCTAACTTAGTAGAACTTNGTAAAATATCACGATCAAAATTTGCATTTACATCATGAGATCTTTCACGAACCAAACGACAATAGCCAAAATTGTTAGGTGAAAACACGAGCGACCTTTATTACATATCTAACAGACTCCCTACTCTACGAGTCCTTTGAGCTTAACGAGACGTTAATGCGCAGACTCCGCTAATTCTTAAATTCAACTTCTGATTANTTTAGAAGAATTGAGTTGCAAAGATCAAACCCTAGATTGGCAATTAGTTTCTGCTTATCAGGATTAAACANAATCCTcctattttgttttcataagtGCAGACATTAGTTCCGTCATTCCTATTTTGGGTATCTCTACTATCTCATGTCTGTAAGTTCGTGTTACCAGTTAGGAGATATTGTCTCTCCTCTCACTTAAGCCTAGATAAGTGTACAGTTGTTGCCCCAGTTCCCTATTTGTTCTACCATCTTGTAACCAGTCAAATCAAGgaaaatacaatattttctgCAAGGTAGCAAGGCACAATATGATGACCAATCCTTGATTTCAAACTCCATNTAGCACCATTCATAGCAAACGAACAGCAGATTGAAGAAGGGTACGGTGACATAGCTAGTCTGATTGGTTCACCTATTCTTCCGTTCATTGGCCACAAACTGAAGGGACAAAACTTCATTCAAAACAACCATTTTTCCAAAGAATAGAGGGAATATATCGCCCGGGATGAAAAACAGTGGAGAAAGTTGATCCCaacaataaagaaagaaaagaaagaaactagGTATTGAACATTATTAGATGTCTTCACATTGGGTAGGAATGTCAACCAAAATAATCCTTACAAATGGGCATGTCTCCCCCCTTGATAAAGCATTTTGGATTGAGTTAGATGGAGTCAAATTTGAATATGATATCGAAGTCTATCCCGCATTGGTCTTAACTCGCTGTAGATGTCCAATCCATTCTCCAGATGTCCAATCCTGTGTGAGAGGTGTTTGTTAAGACTTAAATAATCCTAATCACTTAAGCTATCTTTGGGGCTTGAGTTTGTCCCTGTTCTTTTCTGATCAACATAAAAATGAGATCGAAGAGAACACCAGGTACTACAGCCAGCTAAAGAGATATATATAGAACGCAACAAAGAAGACTAATTCATATGTGGATAACATCATAGTTATCAGTGTCGTCACAGAAGTCAATAACAACAAATTCAAGAAATTAAACAATTGTAACCTTCCAACTGGATAATGCTGCAATTGTTTCAAGGGCGACCTatgaagtttaaaataattaaaaaaaaactaaagaaaaaacataaggATATAACAAAAGGCGTGAGCGATAGGAGATGTAAGAATGATAAAAGTGGAAAGGGGGGAAACATAAAATGTCGCGGCTTTGAATCCGCtaacaaaaaacaacaatatcACCAATTTGCCGATAAAATAAAACGGGAGGTTGAGCAATAACANAGAGGGACACCACTTGGGACAAATAACAGCAAAGCATGTCCACGGCCCTTTCAAGAGGTGGGTATGCCCCTGGGGTTTGGGGGTTAGTGTTAAATTAAGGTGAGAGAGCCCTTGTATATAGTATGAAGCTTGCGCCACTACAGCACAAAAAATGGTAGATTTCCCGCCATGCGACGCTCTGCTATAGCGCGCATATTTAACTACTAAGATTGAAAGGTAAGAGACTTTTACTGAAAGGGACTTTCTGCAAGTACTTACCCTCCAGATAAACCAAAATAAGTCTTAATCTGGGAAAGACTCCAAGATGTACTCTCTCCTTCACCTGCCTCTTTGATTGCCTNCTCCACTATTACACATGCAGCAATATGTGCTCCAGCTGATTGTCCCATTAGGTAAATTCTANGGGAAAAAATTGGAAAAGTATCATTATTGATCATGAGAAGCACATTACACTTAAAGCAAGAGAATAAATTGGATGCCTTAATGAGAAAACTTTGAACTTAAGAGAATGTTTATTCACCTGTTAGGATCACCCCCATACTCTGCAATGTTGTTGCACACAAATGCGATGCCTCGAGAAGAATCAGCTATCATATNGCTGATGGTTCCCTGGGGAAAATTTCTGCAAGAAAAAAGATGTTTTATAACACtgcaatagaaagaaaaaagcaaGTAACACTCACTTCTGTAAACTATTTATTCTTAGGTGAATCTCTAGTAGCTTGACagaaaatttgaattacatATGCTTTTAGTGGTTTTGTGATGAGGTACAACACAAACCACTGATTTCCTTGTATTGGTATTATTCATTACTGCTTTCACTACCAAATTTCATNtcgattttgaattttatatttcaacaaTCCCCATGCTTTAAACCGGAAGAAATCCTGCATAAAAGAGGCACATTAGAGATATGGAACCATTCAGGAGTCTCCATAAAAACTAACGGGAAAGTGAACAGTTGAAAGGGGTCACTACAAATAATGGCTTGGTTACACCCTAAGACTTTCtaattatataacaatattttaaatctatcaatagaattttcaaaaataaaaacgagAAGATTGAAAACTATCAAAGAGTTCTTATTTtatcatcaatatcaagaagAAACCAAAAAGAGACAGTACAAACTAAAACATAAGGACCGGGACCAAANNNNNNNNNNNNNNNNNNNNNNNNNNNNNNNNNNNNNNNNNNNNNNNNNNNNNNNNNNNNNNNNNNNNNNNNNNNNNNNNNNNNNNNNNNNNNNNNNNNNNNNNNNNNNNNNNNNNNNNNNNNNNNNNNNNNNNNNNNNNNNNNNNNNNNNNNNNNNNNNNNNNNNNNNNNNNNNNNNNNNNNNNNNNNNAACCtctttttacataattttggTGACTTAGTACTCACAATTATCTCGAGGTTCACATTGAAAACATTGCCATCACCGGAAATGACCCAGGGAATTCTGTCTATAACAACATCTGACTGACCGTTCAGTTTCAAACCAAGGATTTGACTCTTCTCAAATACTTGTAGCTTGGGTATTGAAGCTGCTCAATCTGCCTCTCCCAAATGCCTTTGACATTTTCTAGGAAACAAGTAGGATTGATTGAAAACCTTGTGACATCTTTGTATATTCCAATGCCATCAAACTACAACTAGGTTAGGGGGACGCATAGAGAGACCCGGGCAGCTATTCATTCGTGATAGGTAGACAAAATATCTTTTGTAGCAAATGTGGTAAATCTAAATTCTGCTTGTGATGCTCGTTGGGATTTCATCGTTCGCACCCTCAAATACATCAAGATTAAAGTGTGAACAAAGGTGATATTAAAGATTGTAAACTGCTACCACACTATTTTGATTGGGCAAGATTTCCATGTGAAAGAAGATCCATATTAGAGTTGTTGTAGGCAAAATTAAAACTGACAGTCAGTTCCAGTAATCAAATTGTTGACATATTCACCAAATCCTTCAAAGGATCTCCCAGGTTGAAATATTTTGATGCATATTATTTATATGCTCAAGCTTGAAAGGGAGTATTCAATATAGCACATGTAAATACTAGTTTTAAACATTTCAATATGTAACATTTGATAAAAGTTAGCATTTATTGAGATAATTGTACAATTATGAAACATTGTCAGTATAAATGTTCATTTGTGGTCGACATTTACACACAATTCTAAAACTTAATATTCAACCCATTTCTTTATGCAAagcaattaataatgtaataaatatgtaatgaaAGTCCTAACACTCATGCCtttgacttatatttatagttcaATACCTTTAAAACTGAATACTAATCTGTTTAAACTAATTAGATGTTTAGCTAATTCTGATTATGACCGATCAATTTCTTCTATATCTGGACGATCGGTCATGCTATTATGGTTAGGACATAGATACCATAAGCCTTAAGCTTAAGTAAAGATCACAAACGAAAAAGGTTTACTACCGATTAAATCTCCCTTGAAAATATGACCATTGACAATGAAATGGTGTGTCACCTCGTAAGTCGTGTCAATGCTTCACGAATCATGATGTTAGCTCTAACACTGAAAGTGTAACACTGTGTATCCTCTACCATTGGTTGGTATAAGATCTGATGCTTGTGAGGATGCCATGTGTCccccaaaattcaaaaaataagaaCGAGGGGATCCTatcattttcacctttttttctCACGCATCCATTTCTACATCGAATGGTTCAAATTCTTTCTGTCTCAAGGTAATAATGTATGTCATTAACATCTCCTCTTCAGAAGGTTAATCTATTTGTGTGAGCAAGGCGTATGCGAATGACGTCTTTTCCTCATCATCGCTATTCAAATTGTTATTACGGGATCGAGAGTTGTCCAAGCGGAACTTGACTATAGTAAATAGCGTCACCACACCTGTATAGACTACCAATAAGGTTCCTATCGGGGATGAGAGTCCAGACAAGAATAAGGAAAAGACCACGGAGGAATGGAGTGGCCACACAGTTGGGAAAATTTAAGTTGACATCGTAGCTAAAGGGGACGAGTTGAATCTTCCGAAGGTTCATAGATTTGAACTGGCTCCACATAAGGTTTGCAAGTACACTACTCACTTCAGATGAGGTAATGATATAGTGAACCTCATCGACTGCACTTACGTTCTATGGgattatgttgatgatgatgtcgTGCACCTCCGTGTGTGCTGAGGCAACAAATGAGTATGCCACAGTTGAGAGAATTCAAAAttgtacttatttttttaattcactccTACTTTTTCAATGACCTATTCATGCACATGCCATTCAAGGACTTTCAAGTTGATGTCTTGCGAGAGTTTAACGTCACTCCCACTCAGCTTCATTTGAACACATGGACGGTCATGCAAACGTTTGACATTTTGTGCAAGGCTTTAGGCCTAACTCCTACCCCGACTTTATTTCTCCACCATTATCGCACTTGTCTGATTGCTCAAAAGGGGGTGAGTTTCTTTAATAGGTGAAACTTATCATAACCTTTTCCATCTTTTCACCATTTCTTATAAGGGCTTTAAGGGAGGGTTATCGAATATCATTATTCTGGCCAAGGGCCACAAATTTTTCTATAATGAGAATGATAGATCGAACTTTCCTATGTACTAGACCCAAAATCCTACTTGGTCAGACCCCTAGGAATTTTCAAAGATGACCACTAAAGAATGATCCGCTCTTGGGATTTTGCAGTAGCTTCCCCTTAAACTGCCGATTAGAAAGCTTCTTAAATTTTCCGATCTCGTAATCTTGGCCAAGACgtttattgtaaataatatttccATGTATATTAgctaaattttcttttgtgttaCATCTATGATGTTCCGCACCAATCTCCAAAACCttaatttctttaagaaatTGCTCGATAAGCACTAGATAGGTTCAAGCAATTCCTAGATCGCTCTAGGTGTGTAGGAAGGTCCCTCGAGTAGAGTAGTAGATGAAAGAATGTCGATCACCCTATTGTTGGGGCGATGGGCTCCCTAACGCCCATTCTCAACATTCCTCCCCTCACTATTATCTTTTTTGCTCCTACCAATTGGGAGGAAGAAGCCCATGGAAGGAAGGGCAAAAGGAAGCATGATGAGCAGTTCACTTCCACTTGCTCCCCCAAGCACAACCGTCGAGGTTGGAAGACATTGCCCCTTCTTGTTGATGGATTTTTTGGGACATATTTGTGAATAAGGGATAAAGTCTCATTTCATCTAAGCTTTGAGGAGAAAAAATTGATAAAGGGTTTGTCTGAAGCCAATGTGTTGGCTGCTATAGTGTAATTCAGCATACGCTTGACCGCTTTATGTTAGAGGGTTGCCCCTAATGCCGATCAGTTAGAGGTAGTCTGGTTGGAAAAGGACTTAGTGCACTCTTAAGCAGATCTCGCAACAGCTCAAGGCTAAAAGGGTCTTGACAACCCAACTTGAGTATATCAAGTTTTCCCACATGCAATGtacacaaaaagaaaaggactCGGTCACCAGGGTTGTACCTTGGTTAAAAGAGAGATAAGTTTGTTGATTAAAACTCACCAATTACAGTAGCAGGTTAACGATTTCCTCCTAAGGTAATAGGCCGATAAGCAAGCCTTAGAGGactataacaaaaatataagtcCTTGGTCGAGGAGCTTGACAAAACTAAGTAGCAAGTCATGGCTCAACACGAGGTCGACTTCTAAAAGTCTTTGTACCAAATAACCTACTTTTATGACGTCCCTCTGAACAAGGGCAAATTTGATGTTCAAATAACCTTTAACGCGGGGAGGCTCATGCACGTTTGGATAGTTCTGATGATGAGGGTTTCATCGAAGATGTTGCCGAGGACACTATTGAAGGTGAAGTCCTTTATCGCCTAACTGATCAAGAAGATGTCATTGAAACACTTGTCTCAATCTTTCTTCTTGACTTGAGATGCCTCATTGCCTAACCTTTCGACGACTCTGAACAATCCTTCCTAACTTGGAGCGAACTTTCCATTTGTTGACTTCTTACAAATATCATTAGTCTTTCTCGACACTAGGTCCTGTTCAGTGAAACTTCATCGTCTAACTGCATAATTATATAGTTGTGCTACCATCCATTTGCATACTTCTACTCGTATTGTTGCCTCTTCCCTCCATTCGGTCATAGTGTCGAGCTCTGGTGTTGATGTCCATGTCTTGGATTTTCCTCTTTGGTGAGGGTTTTCCTACTTCCACTAGGAGCATAGCATCTATGTCGTAAGTCAAGTTAAAGGGAACTTCCCCATCGATCAATGCGGTGTGCATCGGTATGCGATAACACTTGGGAAATATCGTCCACCCAAGCTCATTTTGCATGCCccaactttctttttaactcgACCACTATGATTTTATTCATGACTTTTGTTTGGTCATTTGTCTGCAGATGCTCTACGAAACTTGTGACATGTTTTATgtcaaactttttataaaactcTCTTAGCATAATCATTCGAGACAGTTAATGTTGtaataattaacttatatttatagttttcttcatAAACGCTTGATtaggattgattgaattacgaCTCATACCCTTTAAACATGATTAATAAATTTCTCAAACTAATTAGATACTTAACTAATAATTTTCATCGTGACTAATTATGCATCTATTGatacatatattacattttcgttagtaaatttttttatttacacttTTTATTGCTTAAGATATAcagtttttgtaaataattattctttaaaataattactttttatataattaactttttaagatAAATCTATTTTTAAGAAGCTATTTTCAAAACCAATTTTTTAACCATTATTTTTTGAAACTCAAAACTATAAAAttctcttttcttaatttttaaataaaaaacaaaaaaaaaatgaaactcaaCTGCTGCGTTAAATTGTActgtttagatttaaaaaaaaaaaaaaaaaaaaaaaaaagatccaAACAATTAGGAGGAATTTTTACTCCTACTAAAACTATTTGGGTGAAAAATACAAAGGatgaatgtaaaattttaatttatggagTTTCTAAATAATGTCTTTACTTcatgttataatttttagtgCTTCCTTTTAGCGAGAAACaacaattagaaattaaaaaaaaaatgtaaagagatTGAAATGAATGGAAATCCATTAAATCTAAGactaataaataacttttaaaatcttcaaaaataaaaatatcttatattcaGAATAATTGATATTCAGTTGGATAATGTGAAAACATTGTCTAATGTAGTTTTGAAAATTATCAATCAACATTTAATTCTCAAACATGTTTATGTGTCGATATTACaagaaattttaaagaatacttacttcaattatatcaaaataattatgattcaaaatttatttagaaaaactaTCAAATTTACTtcatttatatcaaaataattatgattcaaaatttatttagaaaaactatcaaattaattatCGTGATCTTAAAATAGACTAAcctttatttcaaaatcttattctctcacattttaaaaaatggatgTCCATAAACTCAAACTAATACTTATTccaattttaacatattatacttcatacatacatatatatatatatatatatatatatatatatatatatatatatatatatatatatatatatatatattaattctatCCACAAGATCTTTGCATTAAATTGATGTATAAAGAAGCACATTGATTGGTTCAAATAGTAACCGTTGTTAATTTTTAACCATGTTATTCATGgtttcttaaatttcaaaatgattattGGTAtcaatatcataatttaaaagataattgatatagaaagaggaaaagagaataattataattataaaaattaaggagtaattaaatgtattttttactttgaattaatcgtattaataattatgaatttttgttcttttttaatcttttctataatgaattttaagagaataattttcttaatttaaaatacttcaTAATGAAAGTATTGGTTAAgtagatttttaaaagaaattaaaattttaaattataaaagtaattttattactttatattataaacttaaaaaagatACAAATAGCTAAATTTTCATGCTATCTTTTTTTCTtacctttttatctttctatttgttgattttattgtcTCCCCACCTCTGCCCTAGtttctgtctttttttttctcttttttgcatataaaaaattaatcactctatttaaactaataatttgaaatttgaaatatttctttaatttaatatatacttgGTACTTATAACACATaccaaaatttaattcaatttaaatcaaACATAACGAATTTATCATATAACTGTTTATAAACTTGTAAATACAGTGCATAGACttgaaatattaatgaaatacaacatagttgaattgaaatttgtaaaatcattattttttattaagaaacaCATGCTgacacttaaatttgatatatataataatttaatcatatttattttttttattttagattgtaGTGGAAAagttatgaatttttatttaaacttttttataaatataaaacatttacatcaacaatgaataaataaaataatttcaaaagaatattttgagtgacagttaaaaagtaaattaacaacaaataacattattaattataaattttatatattagcTTGTTCTGTTCCAACAAGATTcgttaattataaataaatacaatttacaGACGGTGGTGTCGAAAACAAAAGTCAAttgtgatttgattttgaatttagttttaagtatctcaatcaaacaatctctctttatatatatatatatatatatatatatatatatatatatatatatatcattcattTCAATTAGTGtgtatatataaacattttatttatttattttctgtatatatagacacataaattaaaaagaagatattttgaAAGACGAAAAATacgaaaaattataattattgggaTTGCACGAGTGCTTCTTGGGTGATATTCTAATGCTGCCTGCTCTGTACATAATAAAGCCACGAAAGGAAAACCTGGGCCTGTGGGgtactctaaagaaaacaagagAACCAAGACTCGAGTGGTAACACGTTTCTGTGGGCCTTTAACTTTCCAAAAGAGACAATTATAATATCTTCTGCCATCAATACTTCAAAATTACTCCTCCTGGAAATtcagtttattttcatttaaaaaagctttaatcaataattattttcaacattAATCTGGGCCAAACATGCTACAAGACCATTTATTCTGCCTGGACAAAGGAAAATTAGTTGCAGAAACCATATGAGACGGACATTAGTCTATGATGGTTAATAAAGGAAAATTCAGAGACAAAAGCACATGGAAGCAGAATTTTTGACACataatgcataaaaaaaaaaaatgaaaaatgtctATATATACAGAAGCAAACATAATACAAGCCCTAACATTGCGTCGAAAAGACATCCATTTACATTTGCAAAGAGTGTCCATGGTCAAACAAGGACAACCCAAAGACATAGGAATGTAAAATTAGCTATATAGAGAAAAAGTGAACAGTCTTGAAACAAACACTCATATGAAGATAGCATAGATGCAAATAACCTAACAGCACCAACATATCATTCATATTTTCCTATCCGAGTTCcaaaattagttatatataaCACTTGCCAGACAACGACAAGCCCCACCGATTGGCATCAAGGTCACGCCCGGAAATAGAATAACACGCCTTCCTCTCCTTTTTGGCTGGAAGTCAGAGTGGGTAATCACAACTTTAGTGGTTCCCATAAACATGGCCAGAGCTCCCCTTGTCCTAAAAGCCTTTCACCTATCCGCAGCACCCAATTTCCTGATTATGTGCTTCGGAAAATCATCACAGCTATATGCTGATTACACCCATCTCACGACACATTTAGTAGCATACAAGTACCTAATCACGGGAGCAAAGTCCTACAGTAAAGGACccaaaaggtaaaaaaaaaaaaaaaaaaaaaaaagtttagtagCATACCTATTTTCTACACAATCTTCTAACGTCCACTAGTGTATTATAGCAAAAGTTAAGCCTATCAACAGTCAGGGCtgacaaaatattttatctcgTCCATAACAGAAGAGAAGTGCTCATTATTTGGCAGCAAGTAAAACCCAATGGTTGCTTGCTCCAGGAATAGCAATTTCACTTCCTGGCCAGCCTTCTCAAGCCCTTTGGCATAACCCAGTTGCCAGTCCTGAACAAGGTCTAAACCAGCAACCACTACAAGGCTCTTGGGAAAGACAGTCCCTTCAAGGCTTTGCCCCTTTGGCCCAAACGGGTTACATGCAGGATGGTCTCTATCTTCCCCTTCAGGAAGAAAAGCCCTCCAATACCAGTCTCGATCCTTCACTCTTACAAAATATCTCCCATCTAAACGCTTCTCCGAGTCGGTTCTTTCCTGCCCACCAAACAATGGGTTGAGCAGAACATTCC
This genomic interval from Vigna radiata var. radiata cultivar VC1973A chromosome 8, Vradiata_ver6, whole genome shotgun sequence contains the following:
- the LOC106770544 gene encoding LOW QUALITY PROTEIN: probable isoprenylcysteine alpha-carbonyl methylesterase ICMEL1 (The sequence of the model RefSeq protein was modified relative to this genomic sequence to represent the inferred CDS: deleted 1 base in 1 codon) → MIADSSRGIAFVCNNIAEYGGDPNRIYLMGQSAGAHIAACVIVEXAIKEAGEGESTSWSLSQIKTYFGLSGGYNLFNLVDHFHSRGLYRSIFLSIMEGEESLRRFSPEVMVQDPNIGNVNSLLPPVVLFHGTGDYSIPSDSRFVSTRSKYFLTIENRSIY